From Amphiprion ocellaris isolate individual 3 ecotype Okinawa chromosome 2, ASM2253959v1, whole genome shotgun sequence, a single genomic window includes:
- the mafaa gene encoding transcription factor MafAa gives MATDLAMSAELPNSPLAIEYVNDFDLMKFEVKKEPPEADRYCHRLPSGSLSSTPISTPCSSVPSSPSFCAPSPGAQPNQGLASGVNSSGSSNNSSGNNNHSNAGKPQLEDLYWIPSYQHHINPEALNLTPEDAVEALIGNAHHHHHHHQAYEGFRGQQYVGEDLSTASAAHHHQAHHHHHHHHHGHHARLEDRFSDEQLVSMTVRELNRQLRGFSKEEVIRLKQKRRTLKNRGYAQSCRFKRVQQRHMLETEKCTLQNQVEQLKQDVARLVKERDLYKEKYEKLASRTYNAAGPANTRDPSGKQANTEFFM, from the coding sequence ATGGCCACCGACCTCGCCATGAGCGCAGAGCTGCCCAACAGCCCTCTGGCCATCGAGTACGTCAACGACTTTGACCTGATGAAGTTTGAGGTGAAGAAGGAGCCGCCGGAGGCCGACCGCTACTGCCACCGCCTCCCGTCCGGCTCTCTGTCCTCCACCCCGATCAGCACACCCTGCTCCTCAGTGCCTTCCTCGCCCAGCTTCTGCGCCCCGAGCCCGGGCGCGCAGCCCAACCAGGGCCTCGCCAGCGGCGTCAACAGCAGCGggagcagcaacaacagcagcggCAACAACAATCACAGCAACGCGGGCAAGCCTCAGCTGGAGGACCTGTACTGGATCCCCAGCTACCAGCACCACATCAACCCCGAGGCGCTCAACCTGACCCCGGAGGACGCGGTGGAGGCCCTGATCGGCAACGcgcaccaccatcaccaccaccaccaggcCTACGAGGGCTTCCGCGGGCAGCAGTACGTCGGCGAGGACCTGTCCACGGCCTCGGCGGCCCACCACCACCAagcccatcaccaccaccatcaccaccaccacggccACCACGCCCGCCTGGAGGACCGCTTCTCCGACGAGCAGCTGGTCAGCATGACGGTGCGGGAGCTGAACCGGCAGCTGCGGGGCTTCAGCAAGGAGGAGGTGATCCGCCTGAAGCAGAAGAGACGCACCCTGAAGAACCGGGGCTACGCGCAGTCTTGCCGCTTCAAACGTGTGCAGCAGAGGCACATGCTAGAGACCGAGAAGTGCACCCTGCAGAACCAGGTGGAGCAGCTGAAGCAGGACGTGGCGCGCCTTGTCAAGGAAAGGGATCTATACAAGGAGAAGTATGAGAAGCTGGCCAGCCGGACCTACAATGCCGCTGGACCTGCGAACACGAGAGATCCGTCTGGGAAACAGGCCAACACCGAGTTCTTCATGTGA